The Epinephelus fuscoguttatus linkage group LG7, E.fuscoguttatus.final_Chr_v1 DNA window CTCGCAATTACTGACGTATTTTTCAGCCACGGGCCTCTTTACGGGCTCTTTGTGTTTGGCTAAACACGACACGGAACGGCACGTTCTGTTACAGTCGACGCAAACTATGGGTCGGAGCTCTCGCTCGCTACAGGAGGGGTCCGAGCAAACGGAGCAATGACCCTTGCAATAGTGACACGCGATGGAGGTGTACCCCGTGTAGCAATACTCGCACACGTACAACGAGCCTAGGAAAGATTTCAGGCTCATTATGCCGTAGTAGTGCTTttcaaacagaaacataaacacTGTCTTTTGTCTTCTCTGTGAATCGGTCGCAAATTTAGAGAGCGTTCGAGCGTCATCGGTTCTCAGAACACTACAATTTTGCAGTTTGAGATTTTTTCAATTTTCGCTATATCGGCGAACGTTACCACAGTCTGATCGTTCAAACCTGCCTTACTTTGAATGTCTCTGCCGAGCGCAAACGCTTCGCTATCGATGATACTGGGGTAAAGCAGGTGAGCCAAATTAATTGCAAAACAAAGTTGGTTGTCGTGGCCGTTGATTGCGGCCCGCAAAGACCGttgctttttttaataatcTCGCCGTCTAAGGTATTAGACCGCCACCTCGGGGGTTTTTGACGAGTTGGACGGTGAATACCAAATTACCGTCAGTTTTAACGGCTGTGTTAGATTGCACAATTCGGTCTAGGAAAGACTGTAAGTGAGTTAAATCAAACTCCTCTCCGCTCACGACGGAGGACGCGCCTTGAGGCAGAGTATCGCCTCTCAACTCAAGCTGCACCAAATCTTGTCGTTCGACTTGTGAAATGACGTTCGTCACCGCTTGCGCCATCTCTGTAAACACCCTGACCTAAAATTCACCAAAATCAGCCGTACCTCGATGTAGTTCTGTAATGTTGATGTTGAGTGGATGGCTGGATTCAACGTTGTTAAATCTAGGTCGCGTCACCACCCTCGACGAGGGTGAATTTTGAGGCGAGTTTTCTCGCTGCATTGTATGTTGATGTTCTAAATTTTCCGAATGAACGTCCTCTACATTACCCCCTCGCTGTTGATTTTGACGGTCGGATGTTGCACGTTGTACATTTTCTAAATGATTTACAGCATGGTCTATGGCGTTAAAGACGCTCGTTTGATTTTGGGCACTTTGATTATTATCAAGTCGGGTCTCGGTTTGCAAATGCGTGTCGTTTGAGGTCGAGGGTTTGGCGGGTATTTGATTTAACAAATCTTGACATTGGCTTATCGTATTTAAAACAGCTTGCGTATGATTAAGTTCGGTGATAGCAAAATCAATATCTGAGAATGGGTCAGGGATAAAAGAAATgactggggcgtcggtggcttagtggtagagcaggcgccccatgtacaaggctgttgccgcagcggcccgggttcaaatccagcctgtggccctttgctgcatgtcatccccccttctctctctctcccccttctacgcttacctgtcctgtccattaaaggcaaaatgcccaaaatgttCTCTGATTAAAGAGTCGTACTGCGTGGGTACGCTGTTTGAAGAGGACAAGGGTATTTGATTTAACAAGTCTTGACATTGATTTATGGTGTTTAAAATGCTTTGAGAATGATCAAGATCTGTGATAGCCATATTGATGTCTGAGTGGGTCGGTGATTTCTACATCTTGTTGTGCCTCTCATAAAGACTGAGAAGGTTCTCGAGTTTCATTTAATACATTCTGGTTTAATTCTTGTATCATCACATCAAGTATTGAGGGACAGTGGTTGCTTTCATCcatggttacagaaaataaaaaacaaaattaaaaaaaacaaacaacaacaacaacccaaaCTTACACTCAAACACCAAGGCCTAGCACAAAGAGGATCTCGCTCATGGCCCTTAGCATAGTACCGACGAGAAGAagtattttcttctttctccctctgacaGGTTGCACGTTTGAAACTATGCATACATTTTCTGGGTCTTTTTgctgaaaagagagagagagagagagagagagagattcattattttattcaaattgtatgctaaattaaataacaagtaataaatatgaaatatacgTTTGTTGGTTAGTGATGGACttggggctcatcctactctctaatgtgctatgtgtgagctcagtcctgcgtgttctttaatgaagcaataggagaagatattcggtctcagttaatgtagtttattaagcagtaaaggaataaaattacagagctctgggtctcaacttcacgtccctgacgaacaacaaaggtgtgtcagttcacgaagtctgacctcctgtcctttccctgacccagtatatttgagcgtaacagagtgtcattgtgcacgcaaggcgttgtcctcttctcattggcagttccacttcctccttcaccacaccacgcccctgcctcgtgttaatctgactccttcccgctggcggtgggggcgtggttcctgttttgaaagacaagagaacaacacaactccctacatgtgcagtaccttactatctgtacatcactttctattctttttaccatatatgaaactaattatctaagcattgcggtatgtgctcctcagacttcatgtctcttcctctcctgcacttctccacttctgcaaagcaaacacattcagatcagctgaaatcatctcagtattctcattgttcacacatctaaaacttatatagtgaaacacaactgatagtaaaacacataaaatcattctattcccaacagtccCACTTTTGGCCTCATAGGACTGAGGCCACTTTTTTCAGTCCCAACATATCCCCTTTTTAGGTCTTGTGATTActgcactttttgtttcttttgaaacaaaaagttaTAACTCCCCCTTTTGGTCTCATACACATGAGACCACTCACACCTTGTCTTCTCCTGAGTCTGAGTCCGAATCTGAATCAGTAGGCGGCCCTCCTAACAGGGTGGCCGTCTCCATTTGAGCCATCTGATATGGTGGGGGCTGtggatgttttctctccacagctgtCACTATGATTCTTTCACAGAGTGACTGGATACATGGgatacaacaacaaccacataaTGCTAACACCGCCAGCATTCCCACCACAGACAAGAATACCGATACCACTGAATCTTTCCACTTACCGAACCACTTCTCGAAGATACCACCCAGGGGTTTATCAATACCTGAGTGTTCATGCATTTCCTCAGAGAGCGTGCGCAGCCCTTCTAGCGCCTTAGTTACTGATCCGTCTGGAGCTGTGTTGTTTGGGGTAGCTCAGGATACAACTTATTAGAGGTGGGCTCTGGTGGGGGTGAGGCTGGATCCTTTGCAGGAGCAGACAGAGGTTgcttatctttgttttgttttttgtgacttttgtctgtgtttttccaataggCCATGGCTGTAACTGCCATCTGATGGAGCAGAGCTCGTTTGCGCTCCTTCATTTCTTTCtgatttttccattttctctttataaatTTAGGTTCATTCTCCTTTTTAGCGTGTTCTTCCAAATCATCTCTCGCCTTTACCTCTGCAGCCAGCAATTTCTTTGTAACATTTACTGCCTCCTCATCGCCAGGAAGCTCATTTTGGGCCTGTAATGCCTTCCATAAATCATCAAACTCCTTTCCTACAGCCTGTCTCTGCTTATCTATTACTCCTGACAATAACTGTTTCCTAATCTCCCCGTACTGTGTTTTTACTAGGATGGGAGGACACCCACCCTGCTCACGACAGTCCCTGTCAAATTCACCGTCCAtgatgtctctctgtccctcctctgtccttacTTATTTCACTGAGAGGGTACTACTCGTCACGATGTTACAAAACTTGACACAATTACAACAATACATACAATACTCAGCGCCACGTGACCGCTCTGCAGCGCAGTCCGCGCAGACTTATTTTCCCCTTTCTACCGTTGTGATTTCGCTGCTTAAGTTCCACCAAATGCAGGCCGACACACCCAAGCTTCTACACCACTCTCCTAGGAGGGTGCGGGGTGCCTATGGCTCGGCGGCAAATGGCTTCTATCTTAAGGCGCAATTACAcaacttcctctttttcttccccacAGAACGCGACCACCGCTCAGGCACGAAAAGAGTTGGAATTCGAGTCACCGCTAATAGACTCTACGCAACTCTTTTCGTGCCTGAGCGGTGGTCgcatgtgctcctcagacttcatgtctcttcctctcctgtacttttCCACTTTTCCACTAGCAAATTCatatcagctgaaatcatctcagtattctcattgttcacacatctaaaacttatatagtgaaacacaactgatagtaaaacacataaaatcattctattcccaacattAGATATATATCCCATATCTATATCACTTTCTTGTTCCTCACATAAAGATTGAGTGGGTTCCTGAGTTTCATTTAATACATTCTAGTTTAATTCATGTATCATCAGGTATTGAGGGACGGCGGTTGCTTTCAAGCTCAAACACCAAGGCCCATCACAAAGCGGATTTCGCTCATGGTCCTTAGCATAGTACCAACAAGAAGATGTATttcttgtctctccctctgacaGGTCGCACATTTGAAACTATGCGTACATTTTCTGGGTCTTTTtgctgaaaaagagagagagagagagagagagagagagaagataagataagatacacctttattgatcccataattgagaaattctggTGTTACAGtggtcaaggggaaagagtcggattaaagatttcaaaatttaaacttgaaaaactaggcatgccaaataagtacaaaatacaagaaacggcgataaataacaattataatagtaataataataataataacaataatgagaagccgtgaatgaaaatgagctgtGGATAAAAGGGAGCACATCTAGTGCAAAGTGATCATtttaaaagtcattattttattcaaattgtattcttaatgaaataaaaacaagtaataaatatgaaatatacgTTTGTTGGTTAGGGGGAACGTTTATGAGCTGACGCGTATTTCACATAGGACCTATATCACATATGCAATGTACGTTTGTTGGTTAGGGGGGAACGTTTATGTGCCGACGTGTTTCACATCGGACATACAGTATATCGATAATGGCCCAACTTCATGTTTGTAGCATTGCAGCGTGAAGCCGACACAGATCCTGcgtttttacttttttgaaaaagaaaataaaaggtttTGACTCACCGGTTATACAAGCGTTGCGAGAAACACTCGGTCGATCGTCGCTGTCGTTGCTGCTGGTGCTGGGCGTCCGCCACCTCTTCCTCCCGGGTGCAGAAGAATGTAGCGTTTGTACAGGAGGACGTGTACCGTCCTTCGCATGCTCCGGAGCGGTCTGAGATGATGGTTGGACCGGGTCAGCTCTTTTAACCACGTCGGCTGTTGAGGGAATCGGCGCCGGAGCAGAGTGCTTAGTTTCTTCGGCCTCTGCTTGACGAATGATTTCGCTCAACTCCAGATTACTGACCatgactgtaaaacaaacaaaaacaacggAATATATTGTGTATTAGATGCGGaaatgtgtatgaaatgtgcgtTAACAACATCAACAAGAACAAGACTTACAGTCGGACAGGTTGTTATACTCTGGGCTCATGAGATAACCTTCGTCCGTTAGATTGATGATGtctgtaaatagaaaataacaataaattaaCGGATCACTGTGAAACTTAAAGGACAagaaaatggtttaaaaatagATGGTTAAAGTTTTCTTACCAAGGTCCATGATAGGTCTCGGTGTTCCTGTAAATGCGCTCTTTGGTGTGAGTAACTTAATGAATGGTGGAAAAAGctgtatttaaagaaaaacgTACGAATGGTAACCTATGCTTTATTGATTGTAGTAGGCCTATGTGATTAAAAGCTCACTCCATAATGGTCACCCCATATGCTAAGGCGATTTGGAGAAACTGACGCAAAttgaatagtgtgtgtgtgtgtgtgtgtgtgtgtgtgtgtgcgcgtgcgcgcgcgcgcgtgtgtggaCGTGATTGTTGGGTGAGAATTGCTTGCACTTTCACACTTCGTACTTTTCGTTAGATCTCATCTTTTCATCCTCTGTAACTAATATAATTAAcgtgttttttttatgtcacaAACAAAAAGAGTTTAAATAAACGGAATATTtaattgctgtgtgtgtgtgtgtgtttgagagaaagggaaaaaacaagatggtgaggatttattttaactACATCACCGTATCGCGATATTGTGAATCATGTCTGGCACGTCTCCTTTTCCCCCTCCCTACATCCTGGCTCCCACAACATTCACCCCGGTGTGTTACTGGGAAAGTTCTTCATTCATAAATGCAGATATTTTAAGACTCATTGGAGGAATGAGCTAAAACTCTCAAGTGCCTCAGTCTTGTTAAAGAAAGCCCTtacattattttctttactagaaacatttaagttaatatgactgtgatttattttttattttattgtatctatctttcaataaaaaaaaaaacattcacccCGGTGTTCACCCCAAGAGGAAAGACAGCGATTGGTGTTTGGCTGATGAGTGAGATCTAATAACATAATTGACGgatctcaacacacacacacggtctcctttctgatgatgtcacacatcCGCACTCCAGTGGGAggggtggagtgtgtgtgtgtgtgtgtgtgtgtgtgtgacaggtcaaaggtcaccatcCATCATTTTTAAATTTGACAGAAGCTGTATTATTCATTCTCTGGCGTCATCTTCATCCATGTTGCCATCGTCATCCTCGTCGTCGTCCTCCAAAGTAAATACTTTTGGTTGAGCTTTGATCAAATAGAGGATACATGAGAGAAAGATCAGATTGTTATGACGATATATCACACCTTTCATTacaattacattacatttcgCAGATACAAGTTGCTCCCAAATCACTCACATGATTTCTTCTTTCCCATGATTTGCTCACACAAGAAATTGCGCTCTTGCTCAAGatcctttattattttttcttgccATTGGATCCTGGCTTCTAGGAACTTCACTTTGGAGACTGatccttaaaaacaaaaatgagagcAGGATACAAAAAAGATTATGATTTgacagtattgagtgagagagtgagagagaaagacatgcATGCCATGCAACAAAGGTAGTGGACCAGATATGGTGTGTGCCTTAAATTGATTTGTAAGCACATGTGTACTGACAAAATCTGCCACAACTTTAATCTCAGGCAGAAAAATCACTAGCAAGAAATGAAACTGAAAACTTACCTGATCCAATGCTGCTTATGCTGCTGCAACTTGGAGCAGAGCTTCCTTTATCTTCAGGACCTACAGTATGGCATAGGTACAACAAAATCAACATATGAATAGAggactttaaatgtttaaacacATTTGGACAAGCTaattatttaagtattaaaGTTACTTGAAAATTGACAAAGAAAAATTTACCATCCAGATAATTTTTGGTCACCTCTGTCATCgagtcatctttttttttgttaaagatatgttttgggcatttttagcctttaattgataggacagagaagcatgaaagggggagagagagagggattgacatgcagcaaagggccacaggatggagtcgaacccaggccgctgcggcagcagccttgtatatggggcgcctgctctactactaagccaccaacgccccatcAAGTCATCTTTAGGGACTTTTagggacattttttttctttgccttaGGCTGTAAAATTATGAATAAATTCATGTCATTATAACCGGCAAAATCTAACTTAAactatagctgctgcgcagcgatgggtcgggtccagGCATTTTTAGgaaattctgagcaacaagcagaagaattcgaagacatttaggaatttagcaacacaatctgccgttttcatcagctgaggcttgaactcacaacctctgagactaagaatcaatttctatctcactgagctaattagtcagtgacagttcatgtgtagcttcacaaactgactaagccagatgtgcaggtttagcatctgtccatgcatggaaaagcagatttcaaaccactgtaaaaaattcacttatcaaaacaaaaatctgaaaatacacatattgcatctagacagcatggagatgttggtaatttattttaatactgacTGATTTgtttcataagtgaaaaacttaTGTTTAACTggttgagctatgtgcaaagtgagaagcctcagatggtttcacactgaagtattgacgctggatctttgtgcaaagtttggtttattttcaagcatgagaaggcagatttttaagcagaaaaaagacttgaagatgctgcacagtgatcagtcacgctcaggcaattttaagcagTAAGCTGGAGCACAGgaagatgtttacattacaatgtggattctgcaccagttgaggctcGAATCCACAACCTCTGGAACCCAAGACGGTCATCTtccgctctgagctaattggcaagtagcaagtcaacagtggcttcacaaactgaataagccattcactgttgtgtagaaaaacagccatccgtgcatggaaaggcaaatttgaaaccactgtaaaaaattcagttattaagacaaaaatctgaaaatttttcatgaacattgaagatttatttagcaagaatttgcatgtatatttttacagtactgtttacagtccaacattttgatgcactgtaggctcaatttttgataaatcaaaaatctgagaaacagttTTTGTACGACAGTCTggagatgctctgtagcaagtttggtgtcaattgagcaaaaattgtgggaagagataggtttaagatgttttaaagtttttgaaaaaaaacccagtgtgatgaacttcataatttttaataggtttaaatgtacagtttcttccgtattggggctacagtttgatgaaagttgtgaagttgtagcacatatggttgatttgttatgaattttcaaagttttgaactttagatgcttgctgtagcgccaccatcaggactattggcttgactTGACAGcggaggatatctggcatgagactggacctttgtgcaaagtttggtaagttttcacccatgggaagtatgatttcctaggaagaagaaagaagaagaagaagaagaagaagaatacctaggattgcAATAGTGTcttggcagcttagctgcccggaccctaataatCTACACAAAATTCAAAAGCTCTTCTTGTTCGTATTACAAAATGTGGTTCATACTAAAGCATTACACACCTACATTCACATTTTATGTCAATGTTACTGTTTCTTTCCTACTATTCACAAGAGTACCCAGCTGCAGACAAGATGGTGGACAAGGGCGCCAACAGAAGTCCATACCGGaagtcagttttttgttttgtttttcccccGTAAGTCTGTTTTTAagtctgtcttttttatattatttattttagcaatacatttacaaactttGAAGCAGTCaacaattttatatatatatatatatatatatatatatatatatatatatatatacacacagtacaggccaaaagtttggacacaccttctcattcaatgcgttttctttattttcatgactatttacattgtagattctcactgaaggcatcaaaactatgaatgaacacatgagcttccatgagcttcaagaggtagtcacctgaaatggttttccaacagtcttcccagagttcccagaggtgtttagcacttgttggcccctttgccttcactctgcggcccagctcaccccaaaccatctcaattgggttcaggtccggtgactgtggaggccaggtcatctgccgcagcactccatcactctccttcttggtcaaatagcccttacacagcctggaggtgtgtttggggtcattgtcctgttgaaaaataaatgatcgtccaactaaacgcaaaccggatgggatggcatgtcgctgcaggatgctgtggtagccatgctggttcagtgtgccttcaattttgaataaatccccaacagtgtcaccagcaaaacacccccacaccatcacacctcctcctccatgcttcacagtgggaaccaggcatgtggaatccatccgttcaccttttctgcgtctcacaaagacacggcggttggaaccaaagatctcaaatttggactcatcagaccaaagcacagatttccactggtctaatgtccattccttgtgtttcttggcccaaacaaatctcttctgcttgttgcctctccttagcagtggtttcctagcagctatttgaccatgaaggcctgattcgcgcagtctcctcttgacagttgttctagagatgggtctgctgctagaactctgtgtggcattcatctgctctctgatctgagctgctgttaacttgcgatttctgaggctggtgactcggatgaacttatcctcagaagcagaggtgactcttggtcttcctttcctgggtcggtcctcatgtgtgccagtttcttgtagcgcttgatggtttttgcgactccacttggggacacatttaaagtttttgcaattttccggactgactgaccttcatttcttaaagtaatgatggccactcgtttttctttagttagctggttggttcttgccataatatgaattttaacagttgtccaatagggctgtcggctgtgtattaacctgacttctgcacaacacaactgatggtcccaaccccattgataaagcaagaaattccactaattaaccctgataaggcacacctgtgaagtggaaaccatttcaggtgactacctcttgaagctcatggagagaatgccaagagtgtgcaaagcagtaatcagagcaaagggtggctattttgaagaaactagaatataaaacatgttttcagttatttcacctttttttgttaagtacataactccacatgtgttcattcatagttttgatgccttcagtgagaatctacaatgtaaatagtcatgaaaataaagaaaacgcattgaatgagaaggtgtgtccaaacttttggcctgtactgtatatatataataaaataaataataataatataaataatacaattatttcaacaattattttaaatacaatcatgttttgtttggaatAATATTGACCTTAACAAGTTAAACCTACAAAAATTGCagaaaatcagcaaacacatgaattttagttggattaatttttaacaaagatTAAATAAGGTGAGCACTTTATTGGGCTACAGTTGCAACATGCAGATTACTATCAGGTCattcaaaacaactgaaaaccatgGACACAACAAATGTCATATTTACTCTTACATCAGTATGGTTAATTGTAACTATTTAACTATTAAATGAACGTAATAATTAGATTGTCATATTGTCAGATGTATTCTATCATATTTCAggaacacatgtaaacacaatattacactaTTGTACTGGCAACATGAAGAAGCAGACTTGGAGTTCTCTTTTTTGTGAATAAGTTTTTATTCCAGATATCCATATCAATCTCAaaagtagaaagaaaacaaagaaaacaaatggaaaaacagtaaaataaataggGCTAACCCAAAAAtttgaagcttcgaagctttgtTCGCACAGGATtcgattgtggaaaaaaaaatcgaagCTTCAGCGCTTTTTTTCCCGTTTTTTTGGGAGAGgccttaaacgcaacactaacccccACCTGTCCCATACTGACAACGAGCGCACTGAGAGCTGGCAGACATGTCCAAGAACAGTTCCACCGTTCCatcgtttgtgaatattttaccTTAATTCTAGTGTTGGAAGAAACTACGTTTTCACCATAATTTAATGTTGAATGTCCATAAATGGATTCGAAGGTCAGCcctaaaaataatttatttgtttggtctataaaatgtaagaaaatagtATAAAATGTCAACC harbors:
- the LOC125892015 gene encoding uncharacterized protein LOC125892015 isoform X1 → MHPSILSDEASLGHTTLSPSEFGCPLCPKFKTKNESAIQRHLKNYTENAVNFHGPEDKGSSAPSCSSISSIGSGSVSKVKFLEARIQWQEKIIKDLEQERNFLCEQIMGKKKSSQPKVFTLEDDDEDDDGNMDEDDARE
- the LOC125892015 gene encoding uncharacterized protein LOC125892015 isoform X2 gives rise to the protein MTKRKSGPEDKGSSAPSCSSISSIGSGSVSKVKFLEARIQWQEKIIKDLEQERNFLCEQIMGKKKSSQPKVFTLEDDDEDDDGNMDEDDARE